The window TTGCTATATCTACTCCCACTACTAATGTTTTTTCATCCACTTGTTTTATTTTATTATTTTGTGTATAATTCATTTAGGTTCCTCCTTTGTAAAATATTTGATGGATTCTTGTTACACTTTTATTTTACGGGGAGGTTCCTTTTTTTTCAACCTCTTTCTTTTTTTATTTCAGGAATGCTCCTAAATAATTTATAATATATTTTTTATAATTTTATTTTCTTATCTTAATTATACAGTAAACAATTTATATTGCTATGTATTTTTTGATATAATTATATTATATTAATATTGGAGATGATTAAATGCCTTTAGATGGACTAGTTTTTCATAAATTAATAAATGAAATAAAAGAAAATTGTTTGGGAAGTAGTATAAGAAATATTTATCAACCTATTAATTCTGAAGTTCTTATTCAACTTAGAAATAATAATATTCTTTTTTCTTTGAATAATCCTGCTTATATAATGCTTTTAAAAGATAAACCCGAAGTCCCTGAAAATCCTGTGAATTTTTCTCAATATTTGAGAAAATCTATAAAAGGATTTAAAATAAAAAATATTGTACAATTATCTATGGATAGAACAGGTTATATAGAATTAGAAGGATTTAATTTAATAGGAGATTTAAAAAAATACAGACTATATTTTGAACTGATGGGTAGAAATTCAAATTTGATACTTGTTAACTCTGAAAATAAAATAGAAGATGCTTTAAAAAAATATAATGAAAATCTTAGAACTATTCTTCCAGGAGCTAAATTTGTACCATTCTTTGATGATTCTAAAAAAAATTTTCTCTTGGATCATTCTAATATAGATGATTTATTTGTTGGTTTTTCTAAAAAATCTTATAAATTTCTTAAATATAATGGTTTAGACAAAACTTTGAAATCATTGGGAAATAATAAATTATATTTTTTTAAAGAAGATAATAAATATGATGTATCAGCTATAAAACCTATAAAAGAAGATTTTGAATTACTTGATCCTTCGGTAGCCATATTGAAATTATTTGAGTTTTCATCAAATCAATCAAGAATTATACATTTAAAAAAAGATTTAGAAAAAATAATAATTAAAGAAATAGATAAAAATGAAAATCTTAAATATAAGCTTTTAAATGATATTTCAGAGGAAAAAAATATAGAAGATTTGATAAATAAGGGAGAACTTTTGCAAACATATATTTTTAAAGCAAAAAGAGGTGACTCTTATATAGATGTTTCAGATTGGAATAATGGAAAAACTTTTAGAATAGAACTCGATCCATTAAAAAATCCTTCTACCAATCTTGAAAATTATTTTAAAAAAATAAAAAAAATAAAAACTAGAGTCATAATTTCGAAAAAGAGATTGCGTAAAACTGAAAATATTCTCGATTATCTTTATCAATTACTATTAACAATTGAAGAATCAGAAGACATAGATAATTTATCAGATATACGCGAAGAAATGTTTGAAGAAGGTCTGTTAAAAAAAGATAAGAAGTTAAAAAGAAAAAATAATAAGATCTCTTTTAAAACTTTTAAATTTAAAGATTTTGATATATTCATAGGAAAAAATAATAAGCAAAATGATGAATTGACAAGAAATGCTTCTAAAGAAGATATTTGGTTACATACACATAATATTCCAGGTTCACATGCAATAATAAAATCTGCTGGAAAGATTGTTCCTGACGATGTTATAGAATATGCAGCTTCATTAGAAGCTTCATTTTCAAAAGCTAAAATGTCTTATAATGTTCCTGTAGACTTCACAACAAGAGATAATGTTTGGAAACCAAAAGGTTCCAAACCCGGAATGTGGCTTTATAAAAACTATAAAACTATAATAGTAAATCCAAAAAAATCCGACACTTAACTGTGTCGGATTAATTATAAAAAATTTTGTAAAGTTCTTCATAAACCCCATTTTCGTCATTGTCTTTTTCTGATAAATTCGAAAATTTTTCTAATAATAATTCATCTGAATTTTTC is drawn from Oceanotoga teriensis and contains these coding sequences:
- a CDS encoding Rqc2 family fibronectin-binding protein, coding for MPLDGLVFHKLINEIKENCLGSSIRNIYQPINSEVLIQLRNNNILFSLNNPAYIMLLKDKPEVPENPVNFSQYLRKSIKGFKIKNIVQLSMDRTGYIELEGFNLIGDLKKYRLYFELMGRNSNLILVNSENKIEDALKKYNENLRTILPGAKFVPFFDDSKKNFLLDHSNIDDLFVGFSKKSYKFLKYNGLDKTLKSLGNNKLYFFKEDNKYDVSAIKPIKEDFELLDPSVAILKLFEFSSNQSRIIHLKKDLEKIIIKEIDKNENLKYKLLNDISEEKNIEDLINKGELLQTYIFKAKRGDSYIDVSDWNNGKTFRIELDPLKNPSTNLENYFKKIKKIKTRVIISKKRLRKTENILDYLYQLLLTIEESEDIDNLSDIREEMFEEGLLKKDKKLKRKNNKISFKTFKFKDFDIFIGKNNKQNDELTRNASKEDIWLHTHNIPGSHAIIKSAGKIVPDDVIEYAASLEASFSKAKMSYNVPVDFTTRDNVWKPKGSKPGMWLYKNYKTIIVNPKKSDT